GGTGATGAACCTGCGCCGCGTGTTCGCGCGGGACACCGTCACCGAGCCGACCTCGGGTGAGCTGGAGCGGCTGTCCGCGCACGGCTTGCAGGCGGTGCTGGGGGCGCTGGAGGAGCGGCGTGAGTGCTCGGAGTCAGAGGACGAGACGAAGGGTCCTTGGGCGCGAGTGGTGGAGTGGGTGCGCGGGGCGTGGGACCCGCCGTCGCTCGGGCACGTGGGCACGGCGTGGGTGCTGGCGTTGATGGTGTCCGCCGGAGTGCTGTGGACGGGCGCTTCTGAAGACACGGGAGAGTGGGCGGCACGCGGCGAGGGCCCTGGCACCGCGGTGCTGCGATTGTTCTGCGTGCCCTCGGACGCGGAGCTGCGTGAGGTGCGCGGACAGGGCACGTGTCCTTCGGGGGCATCGCTCGCGTTCGCGGCAGGCGTGCGGGCGCCGTACACGCATGTCGCGGTGGTGGTGCGTACGGAGCAGGGCTCGCGTGTGGAGGGACCATTCGAAGTGAAGGCGGCTCCGGGCTCGGAGGTCGCGCTGGACATCACGCCTCGGCTGCCCGAGGCGGGCGAGGTGGAGCTCACCGCGGTCTTCGCGTCGAGCGCGAGCGTCGCGCTCTCAGCCGCGCGCGGAGAGACGGTGCAAGGCGAAGTGGTCCAGGTGCGGCATCGGATTCAAGTGGGGGGCGGCACGCCATGAGGCACGGGTTGAAACGGGGGCACCACCCCATCCTCGCGCAACTGTGCGTCGTGCTGCTCCTGTGCACGGCGCCCCGGAGCGCCGCCCAGGCCGAGAATCCGGCCTCATCGGAGCCATCCCCCGTGCGGCGCGCGCTGGTCGTCGCGTACAACGGAAGCGACGCGCCAGGCATGCCGCCGCTGCGCTACGCGGATGACGACGGCGTGCGCTGGGCCGAGACGCTGCGTCGACTCGGCGTGGACGTGGTCCTGCTCACCGTCCCCGATGCCGAGACCGCCCAGGCCGAGCGCGAGCGACTCGCCGACGCTCGCCTCCCCACGCTCACGGTGCTCGATGAGACCGTGGACCAGCTCGCGCGTCGCAACGCCGTGGACCGCGCCGCCGGGCGCACCGTGGACTTCCTCTTCGTCTACGTGGGCCATGGACGCACCGGTGAGTCGGGCCGCGCCTACCTCACGCTCGCCGACGGGCAGCTCGACCAGGAGGGCCTCTACTCGCGCGTGGTGGAGAAGCTCGACGCGGACTACGTGCACCTGCTCGTCGACGCGTGTCACGCGGCGGGCGTCGTCGGCAGTCGCGGTGGAGACCCGCTCGTGCTGCGCAGGCTTCGACGCGCGTTGGAACAGGAACAACTCGCCGGCCACCCCCGCGTGGGCGCCATCTTCGCGGAGAGCACCGAAGGCGAGACACACGAGTGGTCCCGCATCCGCGCGGGTGTCTTCAGTCACGCGGCGCGCTCCGCGCTGCTCGGCGGCGCGGACGTCAACGGGGATGGCCGCGTCGAGTACAGCGAGCTGGACGCCTTCGTCGCCGCCGCCATCCGCGGCGTGAAGTCCCCTCAAGCCCGGCTCGCCGTGCGCACCTTCCCTCCCGCCCTCAGCCCCTCACGAGCCCTCGTCGGCCCCGCCCCGGACGGCCCTCGCCTGGACCTCCCCCCTGCCCCCCGAGGCGCGCGCATCTCCGTGGAGGACACCTCGGGCGTGCGGCTCGTGGACGCACACCAGGCCGCCGGAGAGCCCCTGACCCTCGCGTTGCCGGAGCGCGCGGCGTACTGGCTGCGCACGCCCGGCGGCGAGGCGCGTGTCCGTCGCTCGGACCTCGGGTCCGGAGAGCTCCCGTCCGTCGCCCCACCCGAGGTCGCCTCTCGCGGCGCCGCCGAGGAGAGCCTGCTCCAGGGTCTCTTCGCCCTGCCCTTCGGCCGCGACTTCTACGAGGGCTATGTCGCCTCCACCGGAGTGCCCGCCGTCGACTTCTCCAACCCCCTCTCCCCAGGCGAACCCTCCGGCGTCCCGCGCGCACTGGGCCTCGAAGTGGGGCTCACGCTGGGCGCGCCGTCCCTGGGAGGACGCGGTGTCGCGCGCGGACTCGCCCTGTCCTGGCGCGTCCCCGGTCCCGGCCCCGTCCGGGTCGGCGCGCGCGCCACCTACGCGCTGGCACCCGACGCCTGGGTGGACGACGCCACGCTCCAGCGCATGTCCGTGCTCGCGATGGCGGGCCTGGGCGGCCGAGGCACCCTGGCCCCCTTCGCCGAGGTGGGCGCGGGCTGGCTGATGACCGTGGTGGACCGACCGGGCCGCCGAGAAGGTGACGCCCTGGGCCTGTCCGCGCGCGCCGCCGCGGGCCTCCGATGGAAGACGGGCGACTTCGCGCTGAGGGGCACGCTGGGGCTGGATTGGGACTCGGTCCGCGTGGACGGACAACGGCGGGGACAGTGGATGCCCGGCGTCGAGCTGGGCCTGGAGCGCTGAACCCCCACCGTCCACCCGGTGCGCGGCCGGTGTGAACGGCGTTGACAGTCCCGCCCGCGCGCCCGCCCAAGCCCCTGGAATCAGGCCCGTCCCCCGCTGGCAGGGCGCTTGCGATGGCCCCCTCCCGAAAGGGACGGGCCATGGACACGAGCGACACACGGTGGGGCGAGGCGCGGTGGGACATGGGGAAGCTCGCCCGGTGGAGCGTCCTCCACGTGGCGGCGCTGCTCGGCGGCGCGCGGTACCTCGAGTGGAGCGCCGTGGCGGTGTGGGCCGGCCTCACGGGCGTGACGATGTGCCTGGGCGTCTCGGTGGGCATCCACCGGGGCCTCATCCACCGGGCCTTCCGCGCCCCGCTCGCGGTGGAGCGCGCGCTCGGACTGCTCGGCACCCTGGCGGGACTGGGCGGCGTCATCGCCATGAGCCGCATGCACCACCTGCGCGACTTCCACCAGAACCAGCCGGAGGCGGACTGCCCGGAGTACTTCGGCTACCGCGACGGCTTCGTGAGCGCCATGAGCCACGCCCTCTTCCGCACGTGGCATCCGGAGGGCCCCACCGCCTCGGCCCCGGTGGAGCCCGCGGTGGCGGACGATGCCTTCTTCCTCGCGTTGGAGCGCTGGGGCCTGTGGCTCCAGGTGCCGCTGGCGCTCGGGCTGTACGCGCTCGGCGGCCCCGCGTGGGTGGTGTGGGGCGTGTTCGTCCGGCTGGCGCTCACGCAGGACGGCTTCTGGTTCGTCCACTACGTGAGCCACGTCGAGGGCGAGCAACCCTACGAGCTGCCCGGCTGCGCGGAGCAGGGCCGCAACGCGGGCTGGCTCGCCTTCGTCAGCATGGGTGAGTCGTGGCACAACAACCACCATGCGTGGCCGCGCTCGGCGCGGATGGGCCTCGGCTGGCGCCAGCCGGACCCGGGATGGTGGATGGTGCGAGGGCTCGCCGCGCTGGGACTGCTGCACGACATCAAGACGCCCGCGAACCTCCCGCCGCGCCCCGGTGTGAAGGAGCGCCCCGCGCCCCCACGCGGCCAGGGCCCCTGCCCCCGAGGCGCGCACGGCGTCGCGCTGTAGCGTCAGAAGGCCCAGCCCAGGGACACTTGAAGTCGCTCATCGAAGGTCCAGCTCCGCCCCTTCGTGGAGGTGTTCTCCTCGCCATTCGGCAGCACCGGCTGACGGCTCTCATACCGGTCCGAGGAATGGCGGGCACCCACGCCGACGCCCGCCTGCACCGCGAGCCCCTGGCCCAGGATGGCGGTGTAGCCCACCAGGACCGCGCCCCCGAACTGCAGGGAGCGGATGCGACTCTCACTGCGCTGCTCCTCGACGACGAACTGCGCGTACTTCCGCCACTGATGGATGGCCTCCACCTGCGGTGACACCCAGAGCCCCTCGGGCGCCGCCCCGGACAGGAAGAACCGGGCGCGCGGCACGACGCCCAACTCGAAGAAGGAGTCTCGCGTCTCCAGTCGTTGCTCCGCCATCTCCAGGTCCCGGCTGCCATTCGAGACCCGGACGCCGACATGCAACCCCAATCCCACGCTGACCCGCGGACCCACGACCCGCTCTCCCTCCAGCACCACCTGCCCCCAATCCGTGGGATTGACGGCCAGCCCCACCACCGTCTTGCGAGGCACGGCATCGGTCGACACGGGGCTCGACGGGTTGGCCTGGGCGCCGGCGGACGACAGCAACATCAGACACAGCCACGGCATGACTCTCATGTGCGGAACTCCTCCTGTGGATGCAACACCCCGGGAGGCCTCTCCCTGAGCAACACGCGCCCACTGCAACCCGCGTGCACAACCCACCACGAGAGTGAGCCGCTCTCGATGAAGACCGACACCGACGACAACCTGTCAGCACGCCCTGTTCCAGCGTCGGACACGGTGACAGCGATTCCGGGATTCGACGCGAGGCATTGCGCAAGAAACCCACGGCCAGGGTTCTTCCCTGCGTGAGCGGGGGGGACAGCGACCGGAGCCGGCGCGCCAGGACTCCCTCGTATGGGAATGGAGACCGTCGATGTCGCGTTCGCGTGTGCTGTGGGTGGTGGGGTTGCTGGCGCTTGGCGCGTGTGGTGGCGAGGACCCTGAGCCCCGGGAGGAGCCGGGGAACAGTCCGCCACCGGGCGGCTCCCGTCCGCCCGTCACGTATCAGCGCTCCAACGTGACGGGCACCTACGCCGTCACGGGCACGCTGCAGAGCAACGCCCAGGACGGGAGCGGGCACAGCATCGCCAACCTCCGGGACACCATCACCGTCTCGGAGAACACGAGCGGCCTCAACCTGCTGAGCATCGACATCGCCAGCATGAGCTGTGGCGGCGGCATCCGCGCGGCAATGAACGGGGAGCGCACCTTCGACGTCAGCGGAGGCACGTGCCCGGTGGACGTGGAGTCGGGCTGCACCGCGAGCATGAAGGTCAACGACGGGAACGGCAGCCGTGACGCGGGCGGCTCCTTCCAGCTCGAGCTGCGCGGCGACGTCTCGATGACATGCGGGCCGGTCACCCAACGCCGGGTGTTCGTCATGAGACTGGCGGGCACGTCCTCGGGGCTGTCCGCGCCGGACACGACGTTCGAGCGGTTGTCGCTCGGGACGAGCATCTCCGACACGTTGGGCCTGCTGTCGACGGATACCGGACACACGCCGTGACGCGAACGGATGACGCACCGTCGCCGTGAATTGCGTGACGGGGACGTCGTAAGAATACTCCGGCCCCAGGATTCCAGTCGGGAGCGGAGGATGTCGATGATGCGGATGCGCGTGGTGACGGCGGCGCTGTTGCTGGGGCTCGGAGCGTGTGGTGGGGACGGTGACGACGATGGCGACGGCGGGACGGCCGACCAGCGCTCCAACGTGACGGGCGCCTACGCCAGCACGGGGACGATGACCCTGGTCATCTTCGGCCAGTCGCAGACCAATGACTTCTCGGACACGATTCGCATCGCCGCGGGCGCGGGCGCGAAGACGGCCCTGAACCTGCGCTCCGATACCTTCGAGTGCGGGAACGGCTTTCCGGGCACCATGACCGAGGAGCGCGCGTTCTCCGTGCAGCAGACCGAGTGCCAGGTCCACCTGGACGAGCAGGACTGCGACGGGACGCTGACGGTGCGCTCGGGCACCGGCAACCGGGACGAGGCGGGCACGCTCCACCTCTCCATGAAGGGCGACTTCGCCTCGCGCAACTGCGCCCCCATCCCCGTCACCGGCCAGTTCACCATGGAGCTGACCGGCAACCGCACCGGCGAGTAATCCCCGAGCCGACGCGCGCCCCGACGAACCTCCGGGGCGCGCGAAGCCTCACGGCTCCAGCACCGCCTGCGCGCGGCGCAGCTGGAGCACGCGCACGTCCGGGTCCACCACCCACTTCTCGGGCGGATAGTCGGTGCGCAGCGTCACCTCGGCGGACTCGCCCGCGCCCAGCACCACCTGGCCGCGCGTGTCGCGGTAGTCGGGAGACTGCACCTCGGGCGTCTTCGTGTCCTTGCGCGGCGCGAAGCGCTCGCCCTTCACCGCGGCCACCTCCACCGGCATGCGGCCCTCGCCCGCGTTGCGCACCGTCACCGTGGACACCCACTGAGCGCCGTCCTGCTTCACCCGGGCGTCCGACAGCTGGTACTCGGGCACGCGCACCTCACGGAACCACTGCTGCACGAAGGCGTCATACGCCGCCGCGTCCTTCGCGAAGGGGCGCATCCTCGCGATGAAGTCCTGGAGCACCGGGTGGTCCGTGGACTCGATGGACTCGCGCAGGAAGGCCTGCAGCCCCGCGTGCATCGCCTCGCGCCCCATGAGCTGCTCCAGCATGGTGAACACCCAGCCGCCCTTGTCGTAGAGCACGGTGGTGTCACCAGAGCGCGAGCCGTCCAGCTTGAGCAGCGAGCGCTCCGAGTCCACGTGACGCTCCTCGGCGTAGCGCTCCTCCAGTCGCTTCGCCGTCTCCATCCGCGAGCGCGGCCCCTCGACCTGTTCCATCAGCTTCATCGCCGAGTAGTGCGACATGCCCTCCGACAGCACCGCGCCGCCCGGGCCCTTGCCGGGGACGAGCATGTTGCCCCACCACTGGTGCGCGGCCTCGTGCGCGGTAATCAGCAGCACGGCGTTCGCCTCGGGCGTGCTCCGGGCGAGGAAGCCGATGCTCTCCGAGAACGTGATGTTGGTGGCGAAGCCCTGCGCGTAGGTGGCGAGCCCGGGGAACTCCGACAGCTTCAATTCCTTCCACGGATAGGGATGGAACCATTCGGAGTAGTACCGGCGCGCGGCATCCAGCCCCCGGCGCATCTCCTCCACGTTGTAGACGTGCGCGGGGTGGTGGAAGACGGCGGTGCCCTCGCCGCGCAGCACGGACCAGCGGCCCGCGACGAGGTTGAACATGCGCACCTTCTGGTCGCTCTTCCACACGCTGACGCGGCGTCCGTCCTTCACCTCGTCACTCTCCAGCACGCCCACGGAGTTGAGCGTGTACTCGGCGGGCCCCGTCACGCGGATGCGCGTGGTGAACGGCGCGCTGGAGCCATACGCGGCCGGCGTGGGGCCCAGGTGGAAGTCGTCCGGGTAGTCGCGCGGCTCGTACGCGTTCTCCTTCGGGTCCACGCCGATGTCCTCCTGGTAGCCCACCAGCGGCGCGAAGCTCGGATTGAAGCTGGTGAGCACCACGCCCGAGGGCAGGATGAACTCGGACACCTTGCCGCCGTTCTTCGTCGCGCCCCGGGGGAACGTCCCGTGGAACTCGAAGCCCACGCGCACGACGGCGCCGGGAGCGAGCCCCGCCTCGGGCGTGAAGACATACAAGCGGGAGCGGTCGTCCGGCTTGAAGTCCTGGCCGTTCATCGTCCAGCGCACGTCCTCCCAGTGGTCACCGCCCGTGAGCGCGAAGGCCAACAGCGGCTTGTCGTGCCGGTTCACCAGCGTGTACGTGCCCTTCGTGCGGAAGGCGCGCCCCGCGGGGTCCAGGTCCACGTCCTGGTCCACGTCCTGGATGTCGGGCTGGGGCGCGTGGAGCCACGTGGCCAGGTTGCGCTGCCAGTAGTCCTTGGCGCGCTTCTTCGACGCGTCCCCCTGCCAGCCCGCGCCCACCTGCACCGCCGCCGCCACCAGCGCCACCACGGGCACCAACGCCCACGGCGCCATCCGCCACGCCTCGCGCACGAGGCCCCTGGGACGCAGCTTCTCCAACAAGCTCACCGGGTCCACCGCGCGTCGACCGCTCAGCCGCACCGCGAGCGCCCCGAAGAAGGCCGCGAGCCCCAGCACGCCCACGCGGTTGAGCACGAGCACCGTCCGGTCCACCTCGAAGGCCCCCATGTCGGACCACTGCACCGCGCCCCACAGCGGCCAGTTCAGCGCCCAGTTGAGCTTGCCCTCCACCGCCGCGTAGCCGGTGAGGCTCAGCGCCGCGAGCGCCACGCCGTACGCGCCGAAGCGTCCGCCCGCCACCGCGCGCGCCGCCAGCACGAAGCACGTCCACGCGAGGAAGGTGGGCACCAACAGGCCCCAGGCAAGCAGGTACGGCCACAGCGAGAACGGCACCTGTCCCTGTGACACCTGCGCGAGCGCACCCGCCGCCCCCGCGGCCATCACCACCACCAGCCCCACGATGCTGTTGGCCAGCGCCTTGCCCAGCAGCACCGACACCGTGCTCACCGGCGTGGCGTCATGGATGGGCGAGAAGCCCGTGGCGTTCTCCCGCTCCAGCGACTCCACCGTGTAGAAGAGCAGCAGCAGGCACGCGAGCGTGGTGAGCTGCCCCAGCGAGGCCACGGCGAAGAACCCCGAGGACGTCAGCAGCTTGGTGTCGAAGGGGCCGATGCGATTGAGCGCCTGCGTCACCGACTGCAACAGAATCATCGGCGTGAAGACGTAGAGCCCCGCCTGGGACACCAGCCCTCGCAGCTCCGCGCGCGCCACCACGCCCAGGCCCGCCAGCACCCCGGGCACGCGCACGCGCATCCCCAGCTCCGACAGGGGCGACGTCTCGCGCGACTGCGCGTCGGGCGTCGCCAGCGGGATGTCGGCCAGCTGCTTCTTCCCGGCGGCGGGCACCTTCGCGCCGCGCAGCCCGAGCGTCATGTGCCGCGACGTCCACGCCACGCAGCCCAGCCCCAGCGCCATCACCGCGAGACGGCTGCCGAGGAAGACCGCGTCCAGCCCCACGCGCTGCGTGTTGTAGAAGGCCACGCCCCGGTCGACCTTCACCCACGTCTCGCTCAGCCAGCGCAGGCCGGCCGGGTCCAACGCCTGGAGCAGCCGGTTCACGCGCGGGTCCAACCAACCCGGGGACCAGCTCCACAGGAAGAAGGCGCAGACGAACAGCAGCGTCACCGGCAGGAAGTACACGAGCACCGGGCGGCGCGTGCCCTCCCCCAGCGCGAACGCGGTGCCCCCGAAGAACACCAGCAGCGGCACGCCGAAGAAGAGCGCGGGCCGCAGGTAGTTGAGCCACGACAGCGGCCCCCGGAAC
The Myxococcus guangdongensis genome window above contains:
- a CDS encoding caspase family protein, which produces MKRGHHPILAQLCVVLLLCTAPRSAAQAENPASSEPSPVRRALVVAYNGSDAPGMPPLRYADDDGVRWAETLRRLGVDVVLLTVPDAETAQAERERLADARLPTLTVLDETVDQLARRNAVDRAAGRTVDFLFVYVGHGRTGESGRAYLTLADGQLDQEGLYSRVVEKLDADYVHLLVDACHAAGVVGSRGGDPLVLRRLRRALEQEQLAGHPRVGAIFAESTEGETHEWSRIRAGVFSHAARSALLGGADVNGDGRVEYSELDAFVAAAIRGVKSPQARLAVRTFPPALSPSRALVGPAPDGPRLDLPPAPRGARISVEDTSGVRLVDAHQAAGEPLTLALPERAAYWLRTPGGEARVRRSDLGSGELPSVAPPEVASRGAAEESLLQGLFALPFGRDFYEGYVASTGVPAVDFSNPLSPGEPSGVPRALGLEVGLTLGAPSLGGRGVARGLALSWRVPGPGPVRVGARATYALAPDAWVDDATLQRMSVLAMAGLGGRGTLAPFAEVGAGWLMTVVDRPGRREGDALGLSARAAAGLRWKTGDFALRGTLGLDWDSVRVDGQRRGQWMPGVELGLER
- a CDS encoding fatty acid desaturase; translated protein: MDTSDTRWGEARWDMGKLARWSVLHVAALLGGARYLEWSAVAVWAGLTGVTMCLGVSVGIHRGLIHRAFRAPLAVERALGLLGTLAGLGGVIAMSRMHHLRDFHQNQPEADCPEYFGYRDGFVSAMSHALFRTWHPEGPTASAPVEPAVADDAFFLALERWGLWLQVPLALGLYALGGPAWVVWGVFVRLALTQDGFWFVHYVSHVEGEQPYELPGCAEQGRNAGWLAFVSMGESWHNNHHAWPRSARMGLGWRQPDPGWWMVRGLAALGLLHDIKTPANLPPRPGVKERPAPPRGQGPCPRGAHGVAL
- a CDS encoding DUF3575 domain-containing protein translates to MRVMPWLCLMLLSSAGAQANPSSPVSTDAVPRKTVVGLAVNPTDWGQVVLEGERVVGPRVSVGLGLHVGVRVSNGSRDLEMAEQRLETRDSFFELGVVPRARFFLSGAAPEGLWVSPQVEAIHQWRKYAQFVVEEQRSESRIRSLQFGGAVLVGYTAILGQGLAVQAGVGVGARHSSDRYESRQPVLPNGEENTSTKGRSWTFDERLQVSLGWAF
- a CDS encoding ATP-binding cassette domain-containing protein, whose product is MLSLRKLVKVYPGPVSALRGVDLEIPLGMFGLLGPNGAGKSTLMKILSGLLEPTSGEVTLDGVDIVRHPEALRPHLGYLPQEFGFYPYLNGEDMLLYLLKLKGVSAPQGLKKLCAELLERVNLTFAAKRKVKEYSGGMRQRLGIAQALAGNPKLIIVDEPTAGLDPEERLRFYRLLAEVAGERTVLLSTHIVEDVAMLCPRFAVIRQGQVVAITSPTEAKQAIHGTIFEGTASTAELPRAPALPPRHPGGALRGTQPRAHPRAGRSGAHGLRARHAHARGRVPALDEGHARGPGACRGAGGAMSTAARMGTVIRTELLHQLRRPLFFILLLITFLVVWGLSSGAVTISTGASQVGGPKAWATSEFAVSQNIIYILFLMHSFFLCVGAGMSVIADEEARVGPILHTTPLTPREYVWGKFLATLGAYGLGLVALVFFLVFFHHVVPAGDQAEFRGPLSWLNYLRPALFFGVPLLVFFGGTAFALGEGTRRPVLVYFLPVTLLFVCAFFLWSWSPGWLDPRVNRLLQALDPAGLRWLSETWVKVDRGVAFYNTQRVGLDAVFLGSRLAVMALGLGCVAWTSRHMTLGLRGAKVPAAGKKQLADIPLATPDAQSRETSPLSELGMRVRVPGVLAGLGVVARAELRGLVSQAGLYVFTPMILLQSVTQALNRIGPFDTKLLTSSGFFAVASLGQLTTLACLLLLFYTVESLERENATGFSPIHDATPVSTVSVLLGKALANSIVGLVVVMAAGAAGALAQVSQGQVPFSLWPYLLAWGLLVPTFLAWTCFVLAARAVAGGRFGAYGVALAALSLTGYAAVEGKLNWALNWPLWGAVQWSDMGAFEVDRTVLVLNRVGVLGLAAFFGALAVRLSGRRAVDPVSLLEKLRPRGLVREAWRMAPWALVPVVALVAAAVQVGAGWQGDASKKRAKDYWQRNLATWLHAPQPDIQDVDQDVDLDPAGRAFRTKGTYTLVNRHDKPLLAFALTGGDHWEDVRWTMNGQDFKPDDRSRLYVFTPEAGLAPGAVVRVGFEFHGTFPRGATKNGGKVSEFILPSGVVLTSFNPSFAPLVGYQEDIGVDPKENAYEPRDYPDDFHLGPTPAAYGSSAPFTTRIRVTGPAEYTLNSVGVLESDEVKDGRRVSVWKSDQKVRMFNLVAGRWSVLRGEGTAVFHHPAHVYNVEEMRRGLDAARRYYSEWFHPYPWKELKLSEFPGLATYAQGFATNITFSESIGFLARSTPEANAVLLITAHEAAHQWWGNMLVPGKGPGGAVLSEGMSHYSAMKLMEQVEGPRSRMETAKRLEERYAEERHVDSERSLLKLDGSRSGDTTVLYDKGGWVFTMLEQLMGREAMHAGLQAFLRESIESTDHPVLQDFIARMRPFAKDAAAYDAFVQQWFREVRVPEYQLSDARVKQDGAQWVSTVTVRNAGEGRMPVEVAAVKGERFAPRKDTKTPEVQSPDYRDTRGQVVLGAGESAEVTLRTDYPPEKWVVDPDVRVLQLRRAQAVLEP